In Streptomyces sp. NBC_00483, a single window of DNA contains:
- the cbiQ gene encoding cobalt ECF transporter T component CbiQ, with the protein MGAGHAHQLYRAGASPVHALPPHTKLAAVFCFVLVVVSTPREAIWAFGLYAVLLAAVAATARVPAGFLLKRLLIEVPFVAFAVLMPFVAEGSRVQVLGMSLSESGLWGAWNVLAKGTLGVAAAVLLASTTELRELILGLQRLKLPPLLVQIASFMIRYGDVITDEMRRMKVARESRGFEAKGVRHWGVLAKSAGALFIRSYERGERVHLAMVSRGYAGAMPVIDDLAATRTQWSYALTLPGAALVVCLMGWTL; encoded by the coding sequence ATGGGCGCCGGCCACGCCCACCAGCTCTACCGCGCCGGGGCCTCGCCCGTGCACGCGCTGCCGCCGCACACCAAGCTGGCCGCGGTCTTCTGCTTCGTCCTGGTCGTCGTCTCCACCCCGCGCGAGGCGATCTGGGCCTTCGGCCTGTACGCCGTGCTGCTCGCGGCGGTGGCGGCGACGGCGCGGGTCCCGGCGGGCTTCCTGCTGAAGCGGCTCCTCATCGAGGTCCCGTTCGTCGCCTTCGCCGTCCTCATGCCGTTCGTGGCGGAGGGGAGCCGGGTGCAGGTCCTCGGGATGTCGCTGAGCGAGAGCGGACTGTGGGGCGCGTGGAACGTGCTCGCCAAGGGCACGCTCGGCGTCGCCGCCGCGGTCCTGCTCGCCTCGACCACCGAACTGCGCGAACTGATCCTCGGCCTGCAACGCCTGAAGCTCCCCCCGCTCCTCGTCCAGATCGCCTCATTCATGATCCGCTACGGCGACGTCATCACCGACGAGATGCGCCGCATGAAGGTCGCCCGGGAGTCGCGCGGCTTCGAGGCGAAGGGCGTACGGCACTGGGGTGTCCTCGCCAAGTCGGCGGGCGCCCTGTTCATCCGCTCCTACGAGCGCGGGGAGCGGGTGCACCTCGCCATGGTCAGCCGTGGCTACGCGGGGGCGATGCCGGTGATCGACGACCTGGCGGCGACCCGGACCCAGTGGTCGTACGCGCTGACCCTGCCGGGTGCGGCGCTCGTGGTGTGCCTGATGGGATGGACGCTGTGA
- a CDS encoding energy-coupling factor ABC transporter permease, which translates to MHVPDGFINAPVSAATGVVAAGAVAVSLRGVRRELGSERAAPLAGLVAAFIFAVQMLNFPVAAGTSGHLLGGALAAILVGPYTGVLCVSVVLLMQGVLFADGGLTALGVNITDMAITTTVVAYLVFRGLVKVLPRTRRSITVASFVAALLSVPAAAVVFTLIYAIGGTTDVSIGKVATAMVGVHILIGIGEAVITALTVGAVVAVRPDLVYGARGLHQPLKLKVNGELVDAATPVTAPVAARSRRKVWLVGLAASLVLAGFVSFYASANPDGLEKVAHDKGIDKKTEQHASSDSPLADYGVKDIANGRLSGGLAGIIGVGVTVVAGTGIFWALRRRRAGDVASTEVPAASERVS; encoded by the coding sequence ATGCATGTCCCTGACGGATTCATCAACGCCCCCGTGTCGGCCGCCACGGGCGTCGTCGCCGCGGGCGCCGTCGCCGTCAGCCTGCGCGGCGTCCGCCGCGAGCTGGGCTCCGAACGGGCCGCGCCGCTCGCGGGCCTTGTCGCGGCGTTCATCTTCGCCGTACAGATGCTCAACTTCCCCGTCGCCGCGGGCACCAGCGGACACCTCCTGGGCGGCGCGCTGGCCGCGATACTCGTGGGGCCCTATACCGGGGTCCTCTGTGTGTCCGTGGTGCTGCTCATGCAGGGCGTGCTCTTCGCCGACGGCGGCCTGACCGCGCTCGGCGTGAACATCACCGACATGGCGATCACCACGACCGTCGTCGCCTACCTCGTCTTCCGCGGCCTGGTGAAGGTGCTGCCGCGCACCCGCCGCTCGATCACCGTGGCGTCCTTCGTCGCGGCGCTGCTGTCCGTCCCGGCCGCCGCGGTCGTCTTCACCCTGATCTACGCCATCGGGGGGACGACCGACGTCTCCATCGGCAAGGTCGCCACCGCGATGGTCGGCGTCCACATCCTCATCGGCATCGGCGAGGCCGTGATCACCGCGCTCACCGTCGGCGCGGTCGTCGCCGTGCGCCCCGACCTCGTGTACGGGGCCCGGGGCCTGCACCAGCCGCTGAAGCTGAAGGTGAACGGGGAGCTGGTGGACGCGGCCACGCCGGTGACCGCCCCTGTGGCCGCCCGCTCGCGCCGCAAGGTGTGGCTCGTCGGCCTGGCAGCCTCCCTCGTCCTCGCCGGCTTCGTCTCCTTCTACGCCTCGGCCAACCCCGACGGCCTGGAGAAGGTCGCCCACGACAAGGGCATCGACAAGAAGACCGAGCAGCACGCCTCCTCCGACTCCCCGCTCGCCGACTACGGCGTGAAGGACATCGCCAACGGCCGCCTCTCCGGCGGCCTCGCCGGGATCATCGGCGTCGGCGTCACCGTCGTCGCCGGGACCGGGATCTTCTGGGCGCTGCGCAGGCGGCGCGCCGGCGACGTGGCCTCGACCGAGGTCCCTGCCGCTTCGGAGCGGGTGTCCTGA
- a CDS encoding SsgA family sporulation/cell division regulator, with amino-acid sequence MAIVEQYVEQYARARVVTDSPEAGQAVPVVLRHESGTVHVALPGSGEWGAFPRELLERGLRAPVTGGAVRIWPCGRVQTVIEFHAPHKPSGVTVVQFDTKALVRFLRRTYTTVTPAKAPQGITR; translated from the coding sequence ATGGCGATTGTCGAGCAGTACGTAGAGCAGTACGCGCGAGCCCGGGTCGTCACCGATTCCCCCGAGGCGGGCCAGGCGGTCCCCGTCGTGCTGCGCCACGAGAGCGGCACGGTCCATGTCGCACTGCCCGGCTCCGGCGAGTGGGGAGCCTTCCCCCGCGAGCTTCTCGAACGCGGCCTGCGCGCCCCGGTCACCGGCGGCGCCGTCCGGATCTGGCCGTGCGGCCGCGTGCAGACGGTCATCGAGTTCCACGCGCCGCACAAGCCGAGCGGGGTGACGGTCGTGCAGTTCGACACGAAAGCGTTGGTCCGCTTCCTGCGCCGCACCTACACGACCGTCACCCCGGCCAAGGCCCCTCAAGGCATCACCCGCTGA
- a CDS encoding MMPL family transporter, whose product MATFLYKLGKLAFRRRHFVALIWVALLTLAGVGAATAPTAASSSFSIPGTEAQKAFDLLDQRFPGSAADGATARVVFEAPKGEKLTDPANKADIQDTVAEIKSSSKQVASVADPFVAKTLSKDGRIAYASASYKVSSMELTDADRDALQDVIDEAKQTGLTVEVGGDALQAMPETGATEVIGIAIAAVVLVITFGSLIAAGLPLLTALIGVGIGVSAITALANVLDLGSTTSTLAMMIGLAVGIDYALFIVSRYRGELAEGRDREEAAGRAVGTAGSAVVFAGLTVVIALVGLAVVNIPMLTKMGIAAAGTVAIAVLIALTLIPALLGYVGKRVHGRKARKDLGEKKEPKVNMGTRWAGFVLRRPVTVLIAGIVGLGAMAVPVASLELGLPDDGAQPTSTTQRKAYDLLSEGFGPGFNGPLMTVVDAKGAADPKAAVSEVVREIKGTDGVAAVTPATFNKAGDTAVISVVSKYKPSSVDTENVVHDIRDAGADIKADSGAELSVTGSTAMNIDVSQKLNDALIPYLALVVGLAFLLLMVVFRSILVPLKAALGFLLSVLAALGAVVAVFQWGWLGSLFGVEQTGPVMSMMPIFMVGVVFGLAMDYEVFLVTRMREAYVHGERPAQAVVTGFKHGARVVTAAAIIMMAVFAGFIGSSEQMVKMIGFGLAIAVFFDAFIVRMTLVPAVLALLGKKAWWLPKWLARALPNVDVEGEGLRTADADRPDDERELVSA is encoded by the coding sequence GTGGCCACATTCCTCTACAAACTCGGCAAACTCGCGTTCCGCCGACGGCACTTCGTCGCCCTGATCTGGGTGGCCCTGCTCACGCTCGCGGGCGTGGGCGCCGCCACCGCGCCGACCGCCGCCTCCAGTTCCTTCTCCATACCGGGGACCGAGGCCCAGAAGGCCTTCGACCTGCTCGACCAGCGCTTCCCCGGATCCGCCGCCGACGGGGCCACCGCCCGCGTCGTCTTCGAGGCGCCGAAGGGGGAGAAGCTCACCGACCCGGCAAACAAGGCCGACATCCAGGACACCGTCGCCGAGATCAAGTCCAGCTCGAAGCAGGTCGCCTCCGTCGCGGACCCCTTCGTCGCGAAGACGCTCAGCAAGGATGGCAGGATCGCCTACGCCTCGGCCTCGTACAAGGTCTCCTCGATGGAGCTGACCGACGCCGACAGGGACGCGCTTCAGGACGTCATCGACGAGGCGAAGCAGACCGGTCTGACCGTCGAGGTCGGCGGTGACGCGCTCCAGGCGATGCCGGAGACGGGCGCCACCGAGGTCATCGGCATCGCGATCGCGGCCGTCGTCCTGGTGATCACGTTCGGCTCGCTGATCGCGGCCGGTCTTCCGCTGCTGACCGCGCTGATCGGTGTCGGCATCGGCGTCTCCGCCATCACGGCGCTCGCCAACGTGCTCGACCTGGGCAGCACCACGTCCACCCTGGCGATGATGATCGGCCTCGCGGTCGGCATCGACTACGCGCTGTTCATCGTGTCCCGGTACCGGGGTGAGCTCGCGGAGGGCCGGGACCGGGAGGAGGCCGCCGGGCGGGCCGTCGGCACCGCGGGTTCGGCTGTCGTCTTCGCCGGGCTCACCGTCGTCATCGCCCTGGTCGGCCTGGCCGTCGTCAACATCCCGATGCTGACGAAGATGGGCATCGCGGCCGCCGGCACCGTCGCCATCGCCGTGCTCATCGCGCTCACCCTGATCCCGGCGCTGCTCGGCTACGTCGGCAAGCGGGTGCACGGCCGCAAGGCCCGTAAGGACCTCGGTGAGAAGAAGGAGCCCAAGGTCAACATGGGCACCCGCTGGGCCGGCTTCGTCCTGCGCCGCCCGGTCACCGTCCTGATCGCGGGCATCGTCGGCCTCGGCGCCATGGCCGTCCCGGTCGCCTCGCTCGAACTCGGCCTGCCCGACGACGGCGCGCAGCCCACGAGCACCACCCAGCGCAAGGCGTACGACCTGCTCTCCGAGGGCTTCGGGCCCGGCTTCAACGGCCCGCTCATGACGGTCGTCGACGCCAAGGGCGCGGCCGACCCGAAGGCCGCGGTCTCCGAGGTCGTCCGGGAGATCAAGGGCACGGACGGCGTCGCGGCCGTCACCCCGGCGACGTTCAACAAGGCCGGCGACACCGCCGTCATCAGCGTCGTCTCCAAGTACAAGCCGTCGTCGGTCGACACCGAGAACGTCGTGCACGACATCCGCGACGCGGGCGCCGACATCAAGGCGGACTCCGGCGCCGAGCTGAGCGTCACCGGCTCCACGGCCATGAACATCGACGTCTCGCAGAAGCTCAACGACGCGCTGATCCCCTACCTGGCGCTCGTCGTCGGCCTCGCGTTCCTGCTCCTGATGGTGGTCTTCCGCTCGATCCTGGTGCCGCTGAAGGCGGCGCTCGGCTTCCTGCTGTCGGTGCTCGCCGCGCTCGGCGCCGTCGTCGCGGTCTTCCAGTGGGGCTGGCTCGGTTCGCTGTTCGGCGTCGAGCAGACCGGTCCCGTCATGTCGATGATGCCGATCTTCATGGTGGGCGTGGTCTTCGGTCTCGCGATGGACTACGAGGTGTTCCTCGTGACGCGCATGCGTGAGGCGTACGTCCACGGGGAGCGGCCCGCGCAGGCCGTCGTCACCGGGTTCAAGCACGGGGCGCGGGTGGTCACGGCCGCGGCGATCATCATGATGGCGGTGTTCGCGGGCTTCATCGGAAGCTCCGAGCAGATGGTGAAGATGATCGGCTTCGGCCTCGCCATCGCCGTCTTCTTCGACGCGTTCATCGTCCGTATGACGCTGGTGCCCGCCGTGCTTGCGCTGCTCGGCAAGAAGGCCTGGTGGCTGCCGAAGTGGCTGGCGCGGGCGCTGCCGAACGTGGACGTGGAGGGCGAGGGGCTGCGGACGGCCGACGCCGACCGTCCGGACGACGAGCGGGAGCTCGTCAGCGCGTGA
- a CDS encoding TetR/AcrR family transcriptional regulator yields the protein MVAEATTRRSRITPEREAELYGAVLELLREVGYDALTMDAVATRTRSSKATLYRQWGGKAELVVKALRSQKPHFDVVDTGSLRGDLHAMAVREDDCHMEQNSALMRGLMVAVHANPDLLAAFKEWIVAPEVSGLDRMLRRAVDRGEIRADNPALGYALHMLVGAFATRTLIDEEPPTQEYLVSYIDAVVLPALSA from the coding sequence ATGGTCGCCGAGGCAACGACGCGTCGCAGCCGGATCACGCCCGAGCGCGAGGCCGAGCTGTACGGCGCCGTGCTCGAACTTCTCCGCGAGGTCGGCTACGACGCCCTGACCATGGACGCCGTGGCCACCCGCACCCGGTCCAGCAAGGCCACGCTCTACCGTCAGTGGGGCGGCAAGGCCGAGCTGGTGGTGAAGGCGCTGCGGAGCCAGAAGCCGCACTTCGACGTGGTCGACACCGGCTCGCTGCGCGGTGATCTGCATGCGATGGCCGTCCGTGAGGACGACTGCCACATGGAGCAGAACAGCGCGCTGATGCGCGGCCTGATGGTGGCCGTGCACGCCAATCCGGATCTGCTCGCGGCCTTCAAGGAGTGGATCGTCGCTCCCGAGGTGTCCGGTCTCGACCGGATGCTGCGCAGAGCGGTGGACCGAGGCGAGATCCGGGCCGACAACCCGGCGCTCGGCTACGCGCTCCACATGCTGGTCGGCGCGTTCGCGACCCGCACGCTCATCGACGAAGAGCCGCCGACGCAGGAATACCTCGTCTCGTACATCGACGCTGTGGTCCTCCCCGCCCTCAGCGCCTGA
- a CDS encoding S41 family peptidase codes for MTEATEATDDADGRAYLRFPHISGDRLCFAAEDDLWVAPLDGSTRAWRVTVDRTKVSHPRFSPDGRHIAYTTWRSLDPEIHVAPVDGGSARRLTYWGSVDTQVRGWTPPDKDGRCDILAVASHGEPFSYFTFAYSVPTDGSPGGKLPWGPVSDIQVADIDGERQTLLLTGTAPHEPAAWKRYRGGAQGRLWVHGQRILADLDGHLDDPMFVDGRIAFLSDHEGIGNVYSCRPDGTDLHRHTDHDSFYARHATTDGTRVVYQCAGDLWILDDLDPDSVPRKLRVRLGGPRAGRRSYQVPAAQHVDSLSVDETGRASAVVVRGSLYWLTHRDGPARTIADTPGVRVRLPEMLGSGGQVAYITDADGEDAVEIAYLPRASGDRAPRRFASGRLGRVQELVSDPDGERLAIASNDGRLLLVDVGDEGGEAPLEEPTVTELIRSTNGPVRDLAFSPDGAWLTWSHPGIGRSLRQIKMARINRGGGSTAIGAVPPGKGESATIVDVTNGRFEDENPVFTRDGRYLAFLSWRGFDPVYDVHTGDLSFPLGCRPYLVPLSSATPSPFALSPDGRTAAGGLDPVEDAGGDGTPTVEIEGLANRVVPFPVSASKYSSLHAVAGGGLVWLRWPISGALGETFANPADPSAQPTLEHFDLVKGKKSQLVAHMDWFAVSGDGSRLVVVDEGELEAVPSTEAGDNDTTVWIDLRRILHEADPAAEWRQAYDEAGRIIRAYFWEPHMCGIDWDAVLDQYRPLVERVASPDEFADLLREVLGELGTSHAYVAAARRNEGPPHYQRAQGLLGANFVCRDGRWTLQRILPGDSSDSKARSPLAGTGIRDGAVLTHIDGRPVDPVTGPYPLLAGAGGTTVELTFTCAEGGGRPRRVAIVPLVDERPLRYQDWVAKRRAVVRELSGGKCGYLHIPDMGGSGWAQFNRDLRMEVSRPALIVDVRGNAGGHISELVVEKLTRKIIGWDLTRNAQAVSYASNAPRGPVVALADEATSSDGDMIAAAFKLLALGPVVGQRTWGGVVGMTGRHKLGDGTVITVPMNAAWFPQYGWSIENRGVEPDIEALRTPLDWAEGRHAQLDDAVELALNLLTEQGATTPPDYSDVPDRRRPKLPPR; via the coding sequence GTGACTGAGGCGACTGAGGCAACCGACGATGCGGACGGCCGGGCGTACCTGCGTTTCCCGCACATCAGCGGCGACCGGCTGTGTTTCGCCGCCGAGGACGACCTGTGGGTCGCGCCGCTCGACGGCTCGACGCGGGCCTGGCGGGTCACCGTCGACCGCACCAAGGTCAGCCACCCGCGCTTCTCCCCCGACGGCCGGCACATCGCGTACACGACGTGGCGCAGCCTCGACCCGGAGATCCATGTGGCGCCGGTCGACGGCGGCTCCGCGCGCCGGCTCACGTACTGGGGCAGCGTCGACACCCAGGTGCGCGGCTGGACTCCCCCCGACAAGGACGGCCGGTGCGACATCCTCGCGGTCGCCTCGCACGGCGAGCCCTTCTCGTACTTCACCTTCGCCTACAGCGTCCCGACCGACGGCTCCCCCGGCGGCAAGCTCCCCTGGGGCCCGGTCTCCGACATCCAGGTCGCCGACATCGACGGGGAGCGGCAGACCCTGCTCCTGACCGGTACGGCGCCGCACGAACCGGCCGCCTGGAAGCGCTACCGGGGCGGCGCGCAGGGCCGGCTGTGGGTGCACGGGCAGCGCATCCTCGCCGACCTCGACGGACATCTCGACGACCCGATGTTCGTGGACGGCCGCATCGCGTTCCTCTCCGACCACGAGGGCATCGGCAACGTCTACTCCTGCCGCCCCGACGGCACCGACCTGCACCGCCACACCGACCACGACTCCTTCTACGCCCGGCACGCCACCACCGACGGCACCCGCGTCGTCTACCAGTGCGCGGGCGACCTGTGGATCCTCGACGACCTCGACCCCGACTCGGTGCCGCGCAAGCTGCGGGTCCGGCTCGGCGGCCCCCGCGCGGGGCGCCGCAGCTACCAGGTCCCCGCCGCCCAGCACGTCGACTCGCTCTCCGTCGACGAGACGGGCCGGGCCAGCGCCGTCGTCGTCCGCGGCAGCCTGTACTGGCTCACGCACCGCGACGGCCCCGCCCGCACCATCGCCGACACCCCGGGCGTGCGCGTGCGCCTGCCCGAGATGCTGGGCTCGGGCGGCCAGGTCGCCTACATCACCGACGCCGACGGCGAGGACGCCGTCGAGATCGCCTACCTGCCGCGGGCCAGCGGCGACCGGGCACCGCGCCGGTTCGCCTCCGGCCGGCTGGGCCGCGTACAGGAGCTGGTCTCCGACCCGGACGGGGAGCGGCTCGCGATCGCCTCGAACGACGGGCGGCTGCTCCTCGTCGACGTGGGCGACGAGGGCGGCGAGGCGCCGCTGGAGGAACCGACCGTCACCGAGCTGATCCGCTCCACGAACGGGCCCGTCCGCGACCTCGCCTTCTCCCCCGACGGCGCCTGGCTGACCTGGTCGCACCCGGGCATCGGCCGCTCGCTGCGGCAGATCAAGATGGCCCGGATCAACCGGGGCGGCGGCTCCACCGCGATCGGCGCGGTCCCCCCGGGGAAGGGCGAGTCGGCGACGATCGTCGACGTCACCAACGGCCGCTTCGAGGACGAGAACCCGGTGTTCACGCGGGACGGCCGCTATCTCGCCTTCCTCTCCTGGCGCGGCTTCGACCCCGTCTACGACGTGCACACCGGCGACCTGTCGTTCCCGCTGGGCTGCCGCCCCTACCTCGTACCGCTGTCGTCCGCGACGCCGTCCCCGTTCGCCCTCTCCCCCGACGGGCGGACCGCGGCGGGCGGCCTCGACCCGGTCGAGGACGCGGGCGGCGACGGCACGCCGACCGTGGAGATCGAGGGCCTCGCCAACCGTGTCGTGCCGTTCCCCGTCTCGGCGTCCAAGTACTCGTCGCTGCACGCGGTCGCAGGCGGCGGCCTGGTGTGGCTGCGCTGGCCGATCTCGGGCGCGCTCGGCGAGACCTTCGCCAACCCGGCCGACCCCTCGGCCCAGCCCACCCTCGAACACTTCGACCTGGTCAAGGGGAAGAAGTCCCAACTCGTCGCCCACATGGACTGGTTCGCGGTCAGCGGCGACGGCTCCCGGCTCGTCGTCGTCGACGAGGGCGAACTGGAGGCCGTGCCCTCCACAGAGGCGGGCGACAACGACACCACCGTCTGGATCGACCTGCGCCGCATCCTGCACGAGGCCGACCCGGCGGCCGAGTGGCGGCAGGCGTACGACGAGGCGGGCCGGATCATCCGCGCCTACTTCTGGGAGCCGCACATGTGCGGCATCGACTGGGACGCGGTGCTCGACCAGTACCGGCCGCTGGTCGAACGGGTCGCGTCCCCCGACGAGTTCGCGGATCTCCTACGAGAGGTCCTCGGCGAACTCGGCACGTCCCACGCCTACGTCGCCGCCGCCCGCCGCAACGAGGGCCCGCCGCACTACCAGCGGGCGCAGGGCCTGCTCGGCGCCAACTTCGTCTGCCGCGACGGCCGTTGGACGCTCCAGCGCATCCTGCCCGGCGACTCCTCCGACTCCAAGGCCCGCTCCCCCCTCGCCGGCACCGGCATCCGCGACGGCGCCGTCCTCACCCACATCGACGGCCGCCCGGTCGACCCGGTCACGGGCCCGTACCCGCTGCTCGCGGGCGCGGGGGGCACGACCGTCGAGCTGACCTTCACGTGCGCGGAGGGCGGCGGCCGCCCCCGCCGCGTCGCCATCGTCCCGCTCGTCGACGAACGCCCGCTGCGCTACCAGGACTGGGTCGCCAAACGCCGCGCCGTCGTACGGGAGTTGAGCGGCGGCAAGTGCGGCTACCTGCACATCCCCGACATGGGCGGCTCCGGCTGGGCCCAGTTCAACCGCGATCTGCGCATGGAGGTCTCCCGGCCCGCGCTCATCGTCGACGTACGCGGCAACGCGGGCGGCCACATCAGCGAGCTGGTCGTCGAGAAACTCACCCGAAAGATCATCGGCTGGGACCTGACCCGCAACGCGCAGGCGGTGTCGTACGCCTCGAACGCCCCACGCGGCCCCGTCGTCGCCCTCGCCGACGAGGCGACCTCGTCGGACGGCGACATGATCGCCGCCGCGTTCAAGCTGCTCGCGCTCGGCCCGGTCGTCGGCCAGCGCACCTGGGGCGGCGTCGTCGGCATGACCGGGCGCCACAAGCTCGGCGACGGCACGGTGATCACGGTGCCGATGAACGCGGCCTGGTTCCCCCAGTACGGCTGGTCCATCGAGAACCGGGGCGTGGAACCGGACATCGAGGCCCTGCGCACCCCCCTCGACTGGGCGGAGGGCCGGCACGCCCAGCTCGACGACGCGGTGGAGCTGGCGCTCAACCTGTTGACGGAACAGGGCGCGACGACACCGCCCGACTACTCGGACGTCCCCGACCGGAGGCGACCGAAGCTGCCACCGCGCTGA
- a CDS encoding DUF6528 family protein yields the protein MSRGSSHGSSPSSSHGSRREVLLGAAGIGAALALGSTGRAAAATPGLPPVLITEQASKRLLVMDSRVGVWDPAENPGVVRWAFSPLGDARYRDVEPDISWVYPSEAKARRYRGRTFVLTTASFGFVGVVEWPSGRRYWAGALGPGDDLINPHTAEILPDGNVAVACSTGARVRLYAASLGPHSTRYTEAELKGAHGLHWDRAREVLWVMGDDELVAYGVEGTRVRPSLVRRFGVALPVATPGKSAGGHDLFPVAGVPGRMWVTTSASVFQYDIASRSFVQDFAGASEIVRKSVKCVGDDPRTGRVVTTVPEPGLGETWWTTTVSLHRPTGSFKYVNGGIYKARWWLPR from the coding sequence ATGTCGCGCGGTTCTTCGCACGGTTCATCGCCCAGCTCATCGCACGGTTCACGAAGAGAGGTGCTGCTCGGCGCCGCGGGAATCGGGGCGGCGCTGGCACTCGGCAGTACGGGGAGAGCCGCGGCGGCGACTCCCGGGCTGCCACCCGTCCTCATCACCGAGCAGGCGAGCAAGCGGCTGCTGGTGATGGATTCGCGGGTGGGGGTGTGGGACCCGGCGGAGAATCCCGGCGTCGTGCGCTGGGCGTTCTCACCCCTGGGCGACGCCCGGTACCGGGACGTCGAGCCCGACATCAGCTGGGTGTACCCGAGCGAGGCGAAGGCGCGCCGGTATCGCGGGCGTACGTTCGTGCTGACCACGGCCTCGTTCGGGTTCGTGGGCGTGGTGGAGTGGCCGAGCGGGCGCCGCTACTGGGCCGGGGCGCTCGGCCCCGGGGACGATCTGATCAACCCGCACACCGCCGAGATCCTGCCGGACGGGAACGTCGCCGTCGCGTGCAGCACGGGCGCGCGGGTGCGCCTGTACGCGGCGTCCCTCGGGCCGCACTCCACGCGGTACACGGAGGCCGAGCTGAAGGGGGCGCACGGGCTGCACTGGGACCGGGCGCGCGAGGTGCTGTGGGTCATGGGTGACGACGAGCTGGTGGCCTACGGGGTGGAGGGCACGCGGGTGCGGCCCTCGCTGGTGCGGCGGTTCGGCGTGGCCCTGCCGGTCGCGACTCCGGGCAAGTCCGCCGGCGGGCACGACCTGTTCCCCGTGGCCGGGGTTCCGGGGCGGATGTGGGTGACGACGAGCGCGTCGGTGTTCCAGTACGACATCGCGAGCCGCAGCTTCGTGCAGGACTTCGCGGGGGCCTCGGAGATCGTCCGGAAGTCCGTGAAATGCGTGGGGGACGATCCGCGCACCGGGCGGGTGGTCACCACCGTCCCGGAGCCCGGGCTCGGGGAGACCTGGTGGACGACGACCGTGAGCCTGCACCGGCCGACAGGGTCCTTCAAGTACGTCAACGGCGGGATCTACAAGGCCCGTTGGTGGCTACCCAGGTGA
- a CDS encoding MerR family transcriptional regulator yields MEELAKAAGITVRTVRFYRERGLIKPPRREGRIAWYDETHLDRLRTIASLLDRGHTLNGISELSEAFDRGRDVGELLGVQPTEEVPVRLSAAELADHFADDVTPENLQAALDLGYLGIDGEEIVHISRRLLDISAALVREGIPLADVLAAAKRVREHADALATLFTDLVAEHASDKDIDRLRPLAKGVVEAELSLALDRRLESSDGSPG; encoded by the coding sequence ATGGAAGAGCTGGCGAAGGCGGCCGGGATCACGGTCCGTACCGTGCGCTTCTACCGTGAACGCGGGCTCATCAAGCCGCCCCGCCGCGAGGGCCGCATCGCCTGGTACGACGAGACGCACCTGGACCGGCTGCGCACGATCGCCTCGCTCCTGGACCGCGGCCACACCCTCAACGGGATCAGCGAGCTCTCCGAGGCCTTCGACCGCGGCCGCGACGTCGGCGAACTCCTCGGCGTGCAGCCCACGGAGGAGGTCCCCGTCCGTCTCTCCGCCGCCGAGCTCGCCGACCACTTCGCCGACGACGTCACGCCCGAGAACCTCCAGGCCGCCCTGGATCTGGGCTACTTGGGCATCGACGGCGAGGAGATCGTGCACATCAGCCGCCGGCTGCTCGACATCTCGGCGGCCCTGGTCCGCGAGGGCATCCCGCTGGCCGACGTCCTGGCGGCGGCCAAGCGCGTGCGCGAACACGCGGACGCCCTGGCCACCCTCTTCACCGACCTCGTCGCCGAGCACGCCTCCGACAAGGACATCGACCGCCTGCGCCCGCTGGCGAAGGGAGTCGTGGAGGCGGAGCTGTCCCTCGCGCTCGACCGCAGGCTGGAATCGTCCGACGGGTCACCTGGGTAG